The DNA sequence ACTTTTCCATTACAAAAATATTTTGTACTCATACCATTTAATAAATTATTTTTATAATAAAATTCAGCTTCCACTTCTCCAACACCAAAATAAATTAATTGTTTACCTTCTAATTTCCCTCGTACATAATTTAATTTAAATTCAACGCTTCCATTTTTATAATAAAATATTGATTCGCCGTTTAATTCATCTTGATAATAATTTAGTTTCGATTTTAAAATTCCCAAACTATCATATTCATATGTGATACCATCTTTTAGTCCATACGAATAAGTAATTTCTTTATTAATAATTCCGCTATCGTAAAAGTAATTACAAACTGAATCAAGTTTTTCATCATTATAATTTAGGACAGCTTTAATTAATCCGCCGGGATAATAATATTTATTTATTCCGCTGATTTTTCCTTCTTTAAAATTAAGCTCGGATTTTATTGTTCCATCACCATAATAATCTGTAAAATTTTCTTCCACTTTTTCAAAATTGCCAACAATATCATATCGAACTCTTTTAACTATTTGCCCGTTATTATATGTATCAATTACTTTAATAGATTTATCCGGGTGATAAAAATATGATGTTCCATCAAGTTCACCGTTTTTATAATTTGCTTCAAGAGCAACACCGTTATAATTATTATAAACTTTACTAATTCCTTCAAGTTTTCCATTTACATAATTTCGTTCAACTTCAAGTTTCCCATTTTCAAAAAACAATTTTGAAATACCGTTTAACTTGCCGTTTTCATATTGCCAAATTCCTTGAATTGCACCGCTTTTATAAAATGTTTTTGTAAATCCTTGCTGAATGTCATTTTCATAATGCGGGATTGACCAAATCTCACCGGACTCATAATACCAAGTTGCATCGCCTTCGAGTTTTCCATTTACGTAATTCCAAATCATACTTAAAGTGCCGTCTAAAAAATACCAATTGGAAATTCCTTCTTCTTTACCATTAATAAATTTCCACTCTTTCCAAAGAATTCCGTTATCATAAAATTCTTTATAAGTTCCATGCTTTTGTCCATTAACATATTCGCCTTCAGTTTCAAGTTTCCCATTTGAAAAAAAAGTTTTTTTTATTTCCACTTGTTGCGCAGTAGAAATTGAAACAATTATTAAATATAAAATTGGAATGATTTTTTTTAGCATAAATTATTTTCGAAGATTAACATTTAGAATATCAAACTTATTTTGAATCATTTTACTTTTAAGATAAACTTTGAAGTTTTTCGTGAATAAATTTTTCATTTTTAACGCCAACATAAAAACCTTCAATAGTTTTTGTTCCTAAAAATAAAAGTGAAGGCGTGCCCATTATACCAAATGCTTTTGCAGTTTGTAAGTCTTTGCTTACATCGATAGAAAATATTGAGTTAAAATCACTTTTTAGTTTTTCAACAATAGGAGTTTGCGTTTTGCAATTGTGGCAAGTCGGTGAATGAAAATATAATACACTTTTTTTATTTTTAATTTTATCTGTAATTTCAAAATTAATATTTTCGTAAGGAATTTGATTTCCAACTGTTCTCTTAGATTTTATGTAAAAGAATAATTGTAAAAAAATTATAATCACTATAAATATTAATGCCGCTGTAAATAATAAATCCACAAAAATCCCTTTCTATGCTTATAAATAAATACTAATTTTGAATTGAAATATAACTAATATTTTTTTTGATAAATAGAGATTTAGGATTGCAAAATGTTTAGCACTGAATATAAAATTATGTTCTCTGATACTGATCCAGGCGGAATAGTATTTTTTGCAAACTTTTTTAAAATTGCACATTTTGCTTATGAACAATTTTTTACAAGTTTTAATCTTAAACGAAATTATTTTCTGGATGACGAATTTGTAGTTCCTATTGTAAATTCAAATGCGGATTTTAAATCTCCCGTAAAATTTGGGGATGTAATTATTTGCGGAGTTTACGTTGAAAAAGTTGGAACAACTTCATTTACTTTAAAATATGATATGCTTGTAAATAATAAAATTGTTGCTGAAGTTAAAACAAATCATGTGTTTGTTAAAAAAAGTAATTTTGTTAAAACAGAATTACCAAATGATTTAAAACAAATTCTTAAAGAAAATGTAATTTAAGATATTTTTGCTAAATCACTTTTTTTAATTTTTCCCAAATCTGTTTTTGGAAATTTTTTTACAAATAATATTTCTTTTGGAAGTTTAAACGAAGCGATATTTTCTCTTAAATATTGAGTTATTTCATTTTTTATTTTTATTGATTTTTTAGCTTCAATAATTATGAAATAAGATTCTCCCCAATTTTCATCGGCAATTTTTATTGTTTCAAATTCATATTTAAATTTTTCTAAAAGTAAATTTCTAATTTCATTTAATGAAATATTTTCTCCGCCGGAAATTACAATATCATCTTTTCTTCCAAAAATTTGGAGATTTCCATTTTCATCAATTTTCCCTAAATCGTTTGTGAAGAATTTTCCATTTTTTAAATTATTAATCTTTTCATTCTTATAGTAAGATGAAGCAATAGAATCCGAAATAATTACAATTTCACCAACTTTTCCAACTTTTATTTTCCTTCCATTTTTATCAATAATTTTTAATTCAACTTTTTGAAAAGTCATTCCAGCGGAAATTCCATTTACTTTTAAATTTTTAAAATCAGCAAAAGTTACCATTGATGAAGTTTCAGTGGAACCGTAAACTGTACAAATTGGAAAATTATTTTTTATTGAATCAGAAATTAATTTTTGCGTTGATGGACCTCCGCCAATAAATGCAATTCTAATACTTTCTAATTTTCGCTTTTGATTTTCTAAAATTCGTTTAAGCATTGTTGGAACTAATGAAATTAAAGTCGGTTTGTAATTTTTAATAGAGTTTAACAAATAATTTTCTTTTAGTGATTTTGGAATTGCCAAAATTGAGCCGGATAAAATTGCGCGTGTAAAAATTGAAAATCCGCCGATGTGAAAAAAAGGAAGGGAAGCAAGCCAAATATCATTTGGAAAATGTTTAATAAATTTATCGGCAGAAGTAAAACTTGAAAATAAATTTTTAAATGTGAGTTGAACCAATTTCGGATTTCCGGTTGAACCGGATGAGTAAATCATTACAGCAATTTTATTTTCATCAAATTTAGAAAAAGTATGAAATTCATTTTTTGATTTTAATTTCTTTAAGTCAAAATTTATTTTTAACCTTTCTGTATTTTCTAATGAGTTATATTTTTTTTCAATATTTATTAGAAAATCTGAATCTGAATGTTTCAATAAATTTATTATTTCATTTTCTTTAAGTCTATTATTTATCAAAACTGGAATTGCCCCGATAAACCAAAGCGCATTTATGGTAATAATAAATTCAAAATTATTTTCAGAAATTAGTGAAACGTGATTCCCCTTTTTAATTCCTTTCTCAACAAAATATTGTGAAGTCATTTTTGATAAATCAAAAACTTGAGAAAAAGTAAATTCATTGGAGTTATTTTTAATAAAAATTTTCTGAGGATTTTTTTTAAACTGTTGAACTAACCAAAAATTATTTTGTGATTTTATTTTCATGAATTTAAAATTTTTTACAAAGTGAAAAGTAACAAAATCAGATGAATTACTTTTAAAGTTAAATGCGAAAATAATTTATAAAAGTATTCCAATTGCGAAAAGAAATCCGTAAAATGCAGAAAGTTTTGCAGTTAACTCAAGAGTTTTATTAAGCTCTTTTCCGGTGTAAGAAAAAATCATTCTAATTAATTTTATTGATAATGGTAAAGTTAGTAATGGAAGAAAAACAAATAATCTTTGATTGTAAGTGAAATACACAACAAACAAAATTAAGTAAGATAAAATCATGAAAACCAAATACTGGTATTGAGTAAAACGTCTTCCCATTTTTACTGCAAGTGTGTTTTTCCCGACTTCTTTATCTTCATCAATATCTCTATAATTATTTACAACAAGAATATTTGTAATTAAAGCTCCAACCGGAATTGAAGCCCAAATTGCCAAAGTTGAAACTTCAACAACTTGTACATAATAAGTTCCAACTGTACCAACAACTCCAAAAAATAGAAAAACAAAAACGTCGCCCAAACCATTGTAAGCAAGCGGATATGGACCGGCAGTGTATGCAATTCCGGCAAATATTGAAAGCAGTCCAATTAGCAATGTAATCCAAGTTGAAATATATACAAGATATAATCCAAGAAAAAAAGTAACTGAAAAAACCAAAATTATTGCAAATTTCATTTCACTGACTGTAATTAAACCAGAAGCTAAAACTCTTAGCGGACCTTTTCTAGTTTCATTGTCAGCGCCGGATAAATAATCATACAAATCATTTACAAAGTTTGTACCTATTTGAATTAGTACAGCACAAATTAATGCAACTGCCGAAGCAAGAAAATTTACTTTCGTTTCAAACGAAACTATTGAGGTTCCAATTAAGACTGGTACAACAGCAGCCGGTAAAGTCTTTGGTCTGCTTGCCAAAATCCATGTATCAAATTTTGCTAAAACTTTTACTGATTCAGTCATATACTAAGGCACTCTCGGAAATTTTTTAAAATCCGGTTTTCTTTTTTCGTTATAAGCTTTTTTACCTTCTTTAGCTTCTTCGCTCATATAATAAAGCAGTGTTGCATTTCCAGCTAATTCTTGAATTCCGGTTTGTCCATCAAGTTCAGCATTGAACGCTGATTTTAATAACCTAATTGCAAGCGGACTATGTTCTAAAATTTGCTTAGCCCAAGCAATTCCTTCCTCTTCTAATTTTTCAACTGGAACAACTTTATTTACCAGTCCCATTTTTTCGGCTTCATCGGCATTATATTGTCGACACAAATACCAAATTTCTCTGGCTTTTTTTTGTCCAACAATTCTTGCTAAATAACTTGAGCCAAATCCTCCATCAAAACTTCCAACCTTGGGACCAGTTTGACCAAATACAGCATTGTCAGCGGCAATTGTTAAATCGCAAACAACATGCAAAACATGACCGCCGCCAATTGCATATCCGGCAACTAAAGCTATAACCGGTTTAGGAATACTTCTAATTAATTTTTGTAAGTCCAAAACATTTAATCTTGGAATTCCATCTCCGCCAACATAACCTTGATCGCCGCGAATTTTTTGATCTCCGCCGGAACAAAATGCATATTTTCCATCTTTTGCTGGACCGTAACCGGTTAATAATATTACACCGATTTCTGGATCTTCGCGGGAATCTATAAATGCATCATACATTTCTTGAACAGTTTCGGGTCGGAACGCATTTCTCTTTTCCGGACGGTTAATTGTAATTTTAGCAATGCCTTCATTTTTTTCGTAAATAATATCTTTATATTCTTTAACTTTTTTCCAATCTAAATTCATTTATTTCTCAATATTTAGTAAAAATGTGTTTATTAATTTAAGAAATTCTTCCGGCTTTTCTAAATGCGTATTGTGTCCGGCGTCATTAATAACTTCCAATTTTCCGTTTAATAAATTCGGCAAAATTGATTTTCCAATTTGTGTAAATTTTTTATCAAGTTGTCCGGTTATTAATAAAATATTCAATGTAAAATTATTTCCAAGTTGAAAATAATTTTTCATTTTCCCGGTACTAAATCCAATTAAAGAATTTCTCAATCCGGTTTTACTATTTTGAGCTCTACTAATTTTACTTTTCTCAATTCCATCTTTTGGTAATTTTTTTAATGATTGAAACAACGGAAGACTAAACCAATAATTTATAAATTCTTCGATTGTTGAATTTTTTATTTGTTCAGAAAGCTTAAAATCATTAGCTAATCTTTCTTTTCTTTCAATCTCGTCTTCAATTCCAAAAGATGTGCTTTCTAAAATCAAGGCAATTATATTTTTAGGAAATTCAAAAGCAAAGTCTAATGCCAATCTTCCGCCCATTGAATATCCGCAAATAATAATTTTAGTCAAATCAAGTTCATCAATTATTTTTTTTAGAAATGCAACTTGCGATTTTGATGAATAAAATTTGGCATTTCCCGGCGAAGAAGTTTTTCCATGTCCAATTAAATCAATGAAAATAGGAGAATAATTTTGCGGGATTTTATTTTCTAAAAATTTCCAGTCATTTATATTTCCGGTAAATCCATGCAAAAATATAATTGGAATTTTGGATTGAATATTTCTTTCATTAAAATCTAAATTGAATTCAAGATTATCAATTTTTAAAATCATATTAAAATTTTAATTCTACTTTTATTTGATTCCAATATTTTTTTCTTAATTCAACTGACTTTTTTGTATCGGTTTTTAATTCAATTACTGTAAAAATTTTTGAAGAAATTGCTGCTGCTAAATTTTTATGAAACCCTATATAAGATTTTAGATTTGAATAATTTCCGCCAAAACTTTTTACAATTTTTGAAAAGTTTAAATTTAACGGAGTATTAAAATATTCATCAAAATGATTTTTTGTGTTTGCAATCGGAAGCATGCTGAAAATTCCACCGCCATTATTATTTACCAAAATAATTATTAAAGGGATTTTCAAATCAGTTAAAGTTGATAATGCGGAAATGTTATGATAAAATGCTAAATCACCAATAACCAAAAATGTTTTCTCTTTTGATTGTGATGCAATTCCGGAAGCTGTTGAAATAATCCCGTCAATTCCGCTTGCGCCGCGATTTGTAAATATTTTTATATTATTTTTTTTCTTCGATGTAAAAAAATCAAATTCTCTAATCGGTAAACTATTGCTGATAAATAAATTTGAATTGTTTGGAATTATATTTAATAATTCATTTGGCCAATAAGGTTCTAAATTTATTTTTGAATTTTGCAAAATTGTATTCTTAATTTTCTCCGATTTTCTATCAAGATTAATAATTTTCTTTTTCCACTCAATTTTGTTTTGTGAATTTAGATTTTGTGAATTTAGAAATTCTAAAAATTCTTGCGAATCATTTTCAATAATTAAAGGTTTATTTTGTGATGGATCTTTTATGTCACCAAAACTATTTATTAAGATTTTTTTCGCTTTTGTGTTTTCCAAATATTTAAGAACACTTTGCGAAGTCGGCGCATTTCCAAATTGAATAATTAATTCTTCATTTAGATCTTGGTTTTGCAAAAACGCTGAATGATTTACAATAATGTTTTCATTTTTCGATTTCGTAAATCTTAAATCACTTGTGCCATCGACAAAAATTGGAATATTATTTTTAACGGAAAACTTTACTAATTCATTGTAAAATTTTTTATTAAAATTATCCCAACTACAGAAAATTGCAACTTTATTTGATTCTTTAATTTTTTCAGAAACATAAATAAATTGATTTGAAATTGATACTGATTCTATTGGGAAATATTTATTTTCTTGAACAAAATCGGAAACGCTGAAAATTATTTCATCACTAAAAGTTTCCGGTACTAAAGGTTTTTTAAACGGAAAATTAAAATGAATTGGTCCAATATTATTTTTACTTCCGGTTAAAATTCCTTCATCAATTTTTGAACAATAATTTTCAATTTCATTTTTATCTAAACTCGGTAAACCAAAATCACAAAAAAATCTTATATGATTTTTATAAATATCATCTTGATTTATTGTTTGGTTTGCGCCGGTATTTCTCAAATATTCCGGGCGATCGGCAGTACAAATTATTAAAGGAATTCTTTGATTGTAAGCTTCAATTATTGCCGGATAAAGTTCGACAACAGCGGTTCCGGAAGTAGTAACAATTGCAACCGGTTTATTTATTTTTTTAGAAATTCCAAGTGCAAAAAATCCCGAAGATCTTTCATCTACGTGAATATATTTTTTAAATTTTTTATGATTTGCAAAAGCTAATGTTAGTGGAGTATTACGAGAACCGGGAGAAACGCAAACATTCTGAATTCCGAATTGGGAAAGTTTTTCAACAAATAAACTTGACCAAAAATAATTACGATTGATAAATTTTTTCATCAACAAAAAGTGATAATATTGGTTTAAGTTTGATTTCTGATTCTTCAAATTCAGACTGTGGTTCCGAACCTTCAACTATTCCGCAGCCGGAATAGGCAAAAAGATTTTTATCTTTTATCAATGCTGAACGAATTGCAACAGCAAATTCTCCGTTTCCATTTAAATTAAACCAGCCAATATTTCCGGTGTATAATCCGCGATCATGTTTTTCAACTTTTAAAATATAATTTTGAGCAATTTCCCAAGGAGTTCCGCAAATTGCCGGCGTTGGATGTAAAATTAACAATACATCGAAAAGTTTAAAATCTTTTTTTAGCTTGGCTCTAATCGGAGTCCATAAATGTTGAATATTAGGAAGTTTTCTTATAATTGGTTTTTCATTAAAATAAATTTCATCAGAAATATTTTCAATTAAATTTGTAATAAAATTTACAACCGATTGTTGTTCATTTATATTTTTTTCACTTGTCAACAAAAATTGCTCAAAATTAAAATCCTCTTCAAGATTTTTCCCTCTTGGTGCAGAACCGGCAAGCGCATCAATTTCAATCCAACCTTCCGAAAACTTTGCTAATTTTTCCGGTGAAGCACCAATAAAAATTGAATTTTCTTTTTTGTAAGTAAATGTGTAACATCTTGGATATTTTGAACTTAATTCATCCAATAAAAATGAAATTTCTGGTGAGTTACTTAATGTAAAATTGACTTCTCTAGAAAGAACAACTTTACTAAAATTTCCAGCGGAAATATTTTGTAAAGCATCTTCAATTTGTGATTTCCACGTATTATATGAATTTGTATGAATTGGATCTTCAATTATTGCTTGAGAAAATTCATCAATTTCTTCAGAAAATAAATTTTGTAAAAGTTCAATTGATTTTGTTATTTCATTTTTTACTGTACTTTCATCATTTAATGAGTTACAAAAATTATAAATAATAAAATTTCCTTTTGAGTTTTTTAAAAATAATATTCTTGGAATAAACCAATCAGAATCATCAAAATCATTCCATTTTTCACTTTTTTGATTTGGCGCAAATTTAATTCCGCCCATAAAAATTGGAATGTTTTGAAATTCTTGCTGATTCCAATTTGTTATTAGATTGCAATCAAATTTTTTAATTTGATCATTTGTTTCGTTTAATCGGCTATTTCCATTTGCGGAAATTGTATAGATTGGATCAAATCCTAAAAATTCTTCATCCTCTGATAAAATTCGCCAATAGAAAAATATTTTATCTGCTATAAATTTGGAATCAGTAAATTTTGATATTTCAAGATTATCTAAATTAAATAAAAAGCTAAAAAGTTTATTTTTATCGCTATTTTTAAATAAATCTTTTGAAGAATTAAAAAAATTTATTAATTCTTTCTCGAATAATTTTATATTTTGCCGCACAATAATTTTTATGAATATTTATAGTAATGAACAAGTAATATAATTTTAATTTACGGAGCTTTCAACAAATTTTAAATTATTATATGAGAGAAGAAGAAATAGAAATTAATGGCATTTCGTACAAATACGAAATGCGAAAGTATGAATCCGCACGCAATATCAAGATAAAAATTAATAAAGATGGAATTATTAAAGTTTCTCTCCCAAATTACATACCATATTTAATGGCAAGAAAGTTTGTAAAAAACAATAACGATTGGATAACAAAAAAAATTGATGCTTTAAAATTTCAGAAAAACAAATATTATTATTTAGGTAATAATATTGATTTAATAAAAAAAGATAATATCAATAATAAAAACTTGAATTATATTTTTAAAAATGATAAATTAATAATCCAGAAAAATCCTAATGATAATTTTTCTGATAGTGACTTGTTCTTTAAATGGCTGAAAATACAAGCTGAGGATTACATTCCAAATAGAGTTCAAAAATTAGCTAAACTGCATAATTTTGATTATAAAAAATTGCAGTTGAAAAATTTGAATTCTCGTTGGGGTAGTTGTTCAATTAAAAAAATATTGTCTTTTAACGTAAAACTAATGTATTTTAATTACAAAGTTATTGATTATGTAATTGTTCACGAACTTTGTCATCTTAAAGAAATGAATCATTCGGCAAAATTCTGGAAATTAGTTAAAAGTATTATTCCAGATTACAATATATATAGGAAAGAATTAAATAAAATAATCCTATAATCTATAAAGGGGGTTCTATGGCAAAATCAACAAAAGAGCAACAGATTGTGGAGCTCTATAACTTAGTGGGCAAAGCTCATGATAAGTTAAAAAAAGTACAATCAAAACACCTTGGTGCTGAAAAATTAACTTCTCCTCAATTTGGCGTTTTAGATGTTTTGATGAAAAATGGTTCAATTCCTTTGAAGAAAATTAGCGACGAACTTATGGTTACAGGCGCTAATATTACTTGCGTTATGGATAACTTAGAAAAAGAAGATCTTGTTAAAAGAGTTCACTCTAAAACAGATCGTCGAGTTATCAACGCTGAGTTAACTCCAAAAGGAAAACAAAAACTAGATAAAATTTATCCCGAACATGTTAAAAGTCTCAACGAAGTTTCCAAAAAATTATCCGAAGTTGAGATGAAACAATTAACTGCTTTATTGGATAAATTAGCTTCTTAGTTTTTAAATACTATTCCAATCCACTCATCTTTTTGAAGGAATTCTAAGGCAGTATATCCAATTTGGGTGTACTGCTTTTTTATTTGTTCGTAATCCGTTTCTAATAAACCGCTTAAAATTAAAATTCCATTTTCCCGATTTACTTTTTTGAGGTCTTTATAAATTTCAATCAATATATGTTTATTAATATTTGCCAAAATTAAATCGAATTTTAAATGTTGTACTTTTTCAATTTCACCATTTATAATTTCTACATTTGCAACATTATTTTTTTCAATATTCTCTTTTGCATTTTCGTAACACAATTCATCATTATCAATACATATAACTTTTTCAGCGCCAAATTTTGATGCCGCAATTCCTAAAATTCCGGTTCCGCTTCCCAAATCCAAAACACTCTTTGCATTTGATATATATTTTTCCAACAACGTAAGCATTATTTTTGTTGTTTGATGTTCGCCGGTTCCAAAAGACATTTTGGGATCAATAGTTAAAATAATTTGATTTGGTTTTTCGGAATATTCTTTAAACGATGGTTTGATTACAAGTTTGTCCGAAACTTCAATAACATTAATTTTACTTTCCCATTCTTCATTCCAATTTTTCCATGCAAGATTTTCAAATTCAACAGAAAATGAATTTATTAATTTTTGATTTTTCAAATCAATTAATGATTTTTCAATTTCTTCAATATTCAAATCAGAATCTTCATAAACAAAAATTGTCAAATAATCATCATATTCATTAATTCCGAGAATGTCTAAATTCCATAAATTCCCAGAAAGTAAATCAACATTAAATGGCTCAGACTTAATCGTAAATTGTTTATAATTTTTCATCGCTAAAGTTTTATTTTACTTAAAAGAATACAAATTTTGTCTTGAAAATTTCTTGCAGTTTTTGAACTTCCAATAAAATTTTGAATCATAATTGAAAATGTAATTTCATGATTATTTGCAGTTTGAAGATATCCGGATAAAGCACTTACCCCGTTTAAAGTTCCGGTTTTTGCAAAAACATTTTTAAATGCTTTAGTATTTTTCATTCTATTAGATAAAGTTCCATCAACTCCGGCAATTGGAAAAGAGTTTTTTAAAATCTCATAATTCTTTTTTGAATTTTGATACATATATTTCAGCATTGAAATTAATAATTCCGCTGAAATTAAATTATAACGGGAAATTCCCGAGCCATCGGCTAAATTATAATCTTTTGAGTTTAAACCTATTTTATTAATTAAACTATCAATTAATTTTATTCCATTTTCTGATGAAGCCGGTTTACCGAAATTCTTTAAAGCCAATGCGCGTAAGGTCATTTCCGCACTTAGATTATCACTTTCTTTATTAAGATTTACAATTACGTCTTTGAATTTTCGTTCGTGAGTATAAATATGTTTAGCAAATTCCGGAACTGTTGCTGTATCAATTTTACCAAGAAATTCTATTTTCTGATTTTCTAATTTTTCTTTCAGCAGATATAAAAAAAATAATTCGGGATTAACAATATTAATTTTAGCAGTATCTTTTTTTGCACTTGTTGATAAACTACCTTTAACAATTATTTCATTTCCGCGACTTTGCCAATCGCGTGTAATTTCAAATTTTTCTGTTTCATTATTTGTTGTAACTGAAGTATTTGAAATATCAAAAAAATCTGTTTCGGGAATAATTTTAATTTTAGCTTCTTTATTTAATTCTCCGGGTTCAAATTCTATCTGCACGCAAGCATCATTTATAATTAGCGGAGTTAAATACGGAAAATCAGATGAAGGATCATCATCCCACATCCAGCCGCTTCCCCAAAATAATGAATCCATATTTGAAACATCGCCGTAAATATTTCCGCGAATTTCTTTAATTCCATAACCAATAATTTTGGAAACCAATGTATCTAAATCATCTGTTGAAAATTCTGGATCAAATCCGCCTTTAACAAAAATATCTCCGTAGCAAATTGAATCCATAATAATTCCGCTATGAAATACGGAAGTTTGAAAGGAATAATCCGCGCCTAAAAATTCTAACGCTGAAGTAGTTGTTAAAATTTTCATATTTGATGCGGGCGTTAAAAGTAGCTTTTCATTTTTTTGATAAAGTAATTTATCATCTGTTAAATCATAAATTGAAACAGCCAACATGGAAGATTTAAAGAAATCATCTTCAAATATTTTGTCGATTTCTTCTTCAATTTCTTTGTTAAATTCTTGAGCAAAAATTGGTAAAGAAAAAATCAAAAATGCGAAAAGAAATTCAGTTATTTTTTTCATTAAAAATACTCTCGTTCTCTAAATTCAACACCTATTTTATTTAGTACAAAATCCTTTGCTTTTTCTTTATCTACTTCATCCAAACCAACAATTGATAAAACCACTCTTGTATAATTTTTTGCTTTTTGTGCAAAATCAATCATCTCTTTGTGCATTTCCGGAGAAACTCTCATTAGTTCGGCATATTGATTTGGATCTGTAGAATTAAGGCTTATCGAAACAACATCTATAGTTCCGGCAAACTCCGGAGTAATATCTTTTTTATTAATGTAATTTCCATGACCATCAGTATTTATTCTTGTGCTTCCTCCATTTTCTTTAACATATTTTGCAATTTGTTTTACAACATCCCATCTAATTGTAGGTTCGCCGTAACCGCAGAAAACAATTTCTTTATATTTTTTTGGATCACCAATTTCATTTATGTAAACTTCTGCTTCCGGTTCTTCCGATTTTTTCATTTTCAGATTATAACCTTTCATCACGGCTTCACCTTTTCTATCGCAAAAAACACAATCGGCATTACATCTATTTGTAACATTTATGTAAAGTGAATTTCCAATTTTATATGTGAAACTAACTTTAGCTTTTTCTCCAATACCATAAAGGCGATAAACGTTATAATTAGTAATTCGCGAAACATCAACAATAGAAACATTTTGCACTTCCGCAATTGTTTCTGCAATTAAAGGGATATAAGAAGGTTCATTTCTTTGTCCACGATAAGGAACCGGCGTCATAAAAGGTGAATCTGTTTCCAATAATAAATTTTCTAACGCAACACTTTTTAAAATTTCTCTAAGTTGATCAGCTTTCTTAAAAGTAACATTTCCGGTGAAAGATAAGTAATGTCCCATTGCAGTAAGCTCTGCGGCATCTTCTTTGC is a window from the Ignavibacteriota bacterium genome containing:
- a CDS encoding isochorismate synthase, whose protein sequence is MRQNIKLFEKELINFFNSSKDLFKNSDKNKLFSFLFNLDNLEISKFTDSKFIADKIFFYWRILSEDEEFLGFDPIYTISANGNSRLNETNDQIKKFDCNLITNWNQQEFQNIPIFMGGIKFAPNQKSEKWNDFDDSDWFIPRILFLKNSKGNFIIYNFCNSLNDESTVKNEITKSIELLQNLFSEEIDEFSQAIIEDPIHTNSYNTWKSQIEDALQNISAGNFSKVVLSREVNFTLSNSPEISFLLDELSSKYPRCYTFTYKKENSIFIGASPEKLAKFSEGWIEIDALAGSAPRGKNLEEDFNFEQFLLTSEKNINEQQSVVNFITNLIENISDEIYFNEKPIIRKLPNIQHLWTPIRAKLKKDFKLFDVLLILHPTPAICGTPWEIAQNYILKVEKHDRGLYTGNIGWFNLNGNGEFAVAIRSALIKDKNLFAYSGCGIVEGSEPQSEFEESEIKLKPILSLFVDEKIYQS
- the menD gene encoding 2-succinyl-5-enolpyruvyl-6-hydroxy-3-cyclohexene-1-carboxylic-acid synthase; protein product: MKKFINRNYFWSSLFVEKLSQFGIQNVCVSPGSRNTPLTLAFANHKKFKKYIHVDERSSGFFALGISKKINKPVAIVTTSGTAVVELYPAIIEAYNQRIPLIICTADRPEYLRNTGANQTINQDDIYKNHIRFFCDFGLPSLDKNEIENYCSKIDEGILTGSKNNIGPIHFNFPFKKPLVPETFSDEIIFSVSDFVQENKYFPIESVSISNQFIYVSEKIKESNKVAIFCSWDNFNKKFYNELVKFSVKNNIPIFVDGTSDLRFTKSKNENIIVNHSAFLQNQDLNEELIIQFGNAPTSQSVLKYLENTKAKKILINSFGDIKDPSQNKPLIIENDSQEFLEFLNSQNLNSQNKIEWKKKIINLDRKSEKIKNTILQNSKINLEPYWPNELLNIIPNNSNLFISNSLPIREFDFFTSKKKNNIKIFTNRGASGIDGIISTASGIASQSKEKTFLVIGDLAFYHNISALSTLTDLKIPLIIILVNNNGGGIFSMLPIANTKNHFDEYFNTPLNLNFSKIVKSFGGNYSNLKSYIGFHKNLAAAISSKIFTVIELKTDTKKSVELRKKYWNQIKVELKF
- a CDS encoding MarR family transcriptional regulator, translated to MAKSTKEQQIVELYNLVGKAHDKLKKVQSKHLGAEKLTSPQFGVLDVLMKNGSIPLKKISDELMVTGANITCVMDNLEKEDLVKRVHSKTDRRVINAELTPKGKQKLDKIYPEHVKSLNEVSKKLSEVEMKQLTALLDKLAS
- the prmA gene encoding 50S ribosomal protein L11 methyltransferase, with protein sequence MKNYKQFTIKSEPFNVDLLSGNLWNLDILGINEYDDYLTIFVYEDSDLNIEEIEKSLIDLKNQKLINSFSVEFENLAWKNWNEEWESKINVIEVSDKLVIKPSFKEYSEKPNQIILTIDPKMSFGTGEHQTTKIMLTLLEKYISNAKSVLDLGSGTGILGIAASKFGAEKVICIDNDELCYENAKENIEKNNVANVEIINGEIEKVQHLKFDLILANINKHILIEIYKDLKKVNRENGILILSGLLETDYEQIKKQYTQIGYTALEFLQKDEWIGIVFKN
- a CDS encoding M48 family metallopeptidase gives rise to the protein MREEEIEINGISYKYEMRKYESARNIKIKINKDGIIKVSLPNYIPYLMARKFVKNNNDWITKKIDALKFQKNKYYYLGNNIDLIKKDNINNKNLNYIFKNDKLIIQKNPNDNFSDSDLFFKWLKIQAEDYIPNRVQKLAKLHNFDYKKLQLKNLNSRWGSCSIKKILSFNVKLMYFNYKVIDYVIVHELCHLKEMNHSAKFWKLVKSIIPDYNIYRKELNKIIL